A region from the Coffea eugenioides isolate CCC68of chromosome 9, Ceug_1.0, whole genome shotgun sequence genome encodes:
- the LOC113782381 gene encoding uncharacterized protein LOC113782381, with translation MGRGKKLQPRFVGPCTILQRVGQVAYRLKLPPSLSRIHDVFHVSMLKKYYPDPTHIVQPEEIEIDEALTDEERPVRVLDRKVRELRSKQIPLVKILWKNHGVEEATWEMEDDMEKKYPELFVNRGEKFQG, from the coding sequence atgggtagaggaaagaaacttcaaccaagaTTCGTAGGACCTTGTACGATACTCCAACGAGTTGGGCAAGTTGCATACCGGCTCAAGTTGCCGCCAAGCTTGTCCCGAATACACGATGTCTTCCACGTGTCAATGCTTAAGAAATACTACCCTGACCCGACTCATATtgtacaaccagaggagattgaGATAGATGAAGCCCTTACCGACGAAGAAAGACCTGTACGTGTGCTAGATCGAAAGGTGAGGGAGCTGAGGAGTAAGCAAATTCCCTTAGTGAAAATCCTATGGAAGAACCACGGAGTCGAAGAGGCgacctgggagatggaagacgatatggaaaagaaataccctgaactgtttGTGAATCGAGGCGAGAAATTTCAAGGATGA